DNA from Aliarcobacter skirrowii CCUG 10374:
CGATATTGTTGGAAAACCTATGGCATCACTTTTAATAAATAAAAAAGCAACAGTTACAGTTTGTAATAGCAGAACAAAAGATTTAAAATCTCACACTTCAAAAGCTGATATTGTAATTATTGCTGTTGGTGTTCCATATCTACTTAAAGAGGATATGGTTAAAGATGGTGCTGTTGTTATTGATGTAGGAATTAATAGGCTTGATACTGGTAAACTTGTTGGTGATGCTGATTTTGAAGGACTTAAAAATAAATGTTCTTTTTTAACTCCAGTTCCAGGTGGAGTAGGACCTATGACAATTGCAATGTTGCTTAAAAATACAATAAAAGCTTCTAAACTAAGAGATAAAAGAGAATCAAAATAGATGTTAAGAAAAATTTATAACTGGTCATCTTCATGGACTGGAACAATTATAATTGTATTATCAATTATTTTTTTTATTGCTCAAGCTTTTGTAATTCCAAGTGGAAGTATGAAAAATACACTTTTAATAGGTGATATGCTTTTTGTTAAAAAATTCTCTTATGGTATTCCAACTCCTACAATTCCTTGGCTAGAGATTAAAATTTTGCCAGATTTTAATAAAAATGGACATTTAATAGAGGGTGATAGACCAAAAAGAGGAGATATTGTAGTATTTAGATATCCTCATAATCCAGATATTCACTATGTAAAAAGAGCTGTTGCAACAGGTGGAGATACTATTTTTCTAAAAGATAAAGAGTTATATCTTCATCCAAAAGAGGGAAACTCTTATGTAATTCAAAACTTTAAAGATTATGAAATAGTTGATATAGACAATACTTTGTTTGTAAAAAATCCATACTCTAAAGAGTTTAAAGGAATTCATAATGACCCTGAAGTTACAAAATATACAAGCTCTCATAAAGAACTCTTTGAAAAATCAAAAATAGTAATTCCAGAAGATGAAACATTTATGATGGGAGACAATAGAGATCACTCAAATGACTCAAGATTTTGGGGAAGTGTTCCGTATAAATATATAGTTGGAAAACCTTGGTTTGTATATTTTTCTATTGATGATGATTATAAAGTTAGATGGGATAGAGTTTTTAAAACTGTTGATACTTTACAAAAAGAGGCAACAGGAGAGATTAAAGAGAGAAGTAAAGAGGGAATTTATTAATATGAATTATTATATTGCAAGTGATCATGCTGGAGTTGTATTAAAAGAGTTTGTTGTAAATCTTTTAAAAAAAGAAGAGATAAATGTAGTTGATTTGGGTCCAAAAACAAATGATAGAGTTGATTATCCTGATTTTGCTAAATTAGTTTGCGAAAATGTACAAAAAGACAGAGGCTCTTTTGGAATTTTAATTTGTGGAAGTGGTATTGGAATGAGCATGGCTGCAAATAAATTTGATGGAATTAGAGCAGCTTTATGTCACAATATTTATAGTGCAAAAATGGCTAGAAATCACAATGATGCAAATGTTTTATGCCTTGGTGAGAGAGTTTGTGGAGAGGGACTTATTGAAGAGATAATTAAAGCTTGGCTTTCAAACTCTTTTGAAGAGGGACGACACACACAAAGAGTTGAAAAGATAAATAATCTACTCTCTTGTAGAGTTTAATTTAAAATATAAAAGGGGCAAAAATGGCTGATTGGCAAGTATATTTAATGATGACTGCTATAGTTGCAGCAATGCTTCTAGGAAAAAAACTTATGTTTTTTGATAAAAAAGATGAGGATGAAAAGTGATAAACCCAAAAATTATAGAGTATATTTATTCAAGTGCATCTATTCAAAGATGGAATGACTATCCAAGAATGGTTGAACTTGTAGAGCTTGATAAACAAGCTCACAAGTTTGTTATAGCATATTTTATAGCAAAATTAGAAAAAGATATAAACTTCACACACTTAATAGAAGCTGGTATTTTTGAGTTTTTAAGACGAGTTGTTGTAACTGATATTAGACCTGATGTTTTTAGAAAAGCTTTACAAAAAAAGTCAAATGAGATTAACTCTTGGGTTGTAGAAAAACTAAAAATTTCACTTCAAGATATTGATGGTGGAAATTTTTTACAAAAGTTTGAAGCATTTTTAAATGACCCATCTATGTACAAAAAAGAGAGATTTATTCTAAAAGCAGCTTCATATTTATCTACAAAATGGGAGTTCTCAATTGTATATCAAACAAGTCAATTTTTAAGTGATATAGAGGAAGTTAAAAAGGCTGTTGATGCTGAAATTGAAGATTACTATGAACTTGTTGGCGTTCAAAAAATTGCTTTAAATAAAAAACTAGCAAAAATCGTTGATTTAAGTGGAAGATTGAGATTTCAAAAACGGTGGGCACAAACTCCAAGAATTCCTGAAACTTCAGTTTTAGGACATATGCTTACAGTTGCATTTTTCTCATACTTTTACTCAATTAAACAAAAAGCTTGTGATACTAGACTTCAAAATAACTTTTTCACTGCACTATTTCACGACCTTCCAGAAGCACTTACAAGAGATATTATAAGTCCTGTAAAATATAGTGTTGATGAGCTTTCAGATATTATTGCTGAGTATGAAGTTGCAAAAATAGAGGATGATATTTTACCAAATATTCCAGAATCTATTCAAAAGGAGTTCTCTTATATTTTAGGAATTAGTGATGGAATAAAAGAGGAGTTTGCAAATAAAGTTAAAATAGATGGAAAAATTTGCGAAGTTGAAGATATAAATAAATACAACCTTGATAAATATGAAGCAATAGATGGAAAAGCACTAAAACAGTGTGATAAACTATCTGCTTTTGTTGAAGCTAGCTTATCAATCTCTCATGGTATAAAATCAAAAGAGCTGATAACTGGTAAGAAAGAGATATTAAAAGGTTTAAAAGAGATAAATGGAGTTGATTTTAGACAAAT
Protein-coding regions in this window:
- the lepB gene encoding signal peptidase I, which encodes MLRKIYNWSSSWTGTIIIVLSIIFFIAQAFVIPSGSMKNTLLIGDMLFVKKFSYGIPTPTIPWLEIKILPDFNKNGHLIEGDRPKRGDIVVFRYPHNPDIHYVKRAVATGGDTIFLKDKELYLHPKEGNSYVIQNFKDYEIVDIDNTLFVKNPYSKEFKGIHNDPEVTKYTSSHKELFEKSKIVIPEDETFMMGDNRDHSNDSRFWGSVPYKYIVGKPWFVYFSIDDDYKVRWDRVFKTVDTLQKEATGEIKERSKEGIY
- the rpiB gene encoding ribose 5-phosphate isomerase B, producing MNYYIASDHAGVVLKEFVVNLLKKEEINVVDLGPKTNDRVDYPDFAKLVCENVQKDRGSFGILICGSGIGMSMAANKFDGIRAALCHNIYSAKMARNHNDANVLCLGERVCGEGLIEEIIKAWLSNSFEEGRHTQRVEKINNLLSCRV
- a CDS encoding HD domain-containing protein, whose product is MINPKIIEYIYSSASIQRWNDYPRMVELVELDKQAHKFVIAYFIAKLEKDINFTHLIEAGIFEFLRRVVVTDIRPDVFRKALQKKSNEINSWVVEKLKISLQDIDGGNFLQKFEAFLNDPSMYKKERFILKAASYLSTKWEFSIVYQTSQFLSDIEEVKKAVDAEIEDYYELVGVQKIALNKKLAKIVDLSGRLRFQKRWAQTPRIPETSVLGHMLTVAFFSYFYSIKQKACDTRLQNNFFTALFHDLPEALTRDIISPVKYSVDELSDIIAEYEVAKIEDDILPNIPESIQKEFSYILGISDGIKEEFANKVKIDGKICEVEDINKYNLDKYEAIDGKALKQCDKLSAFVEASLSISHGIKSKELITGKKEILKGLKEINGVDFRQIALEIDNEFGSNGQVQTTLDFD